In one Burkholderiales bacterium GJ-E10 genomic region, the following are encoded:
- a CDS encoding heat shock protein GrpE has product MGGCMTGTERPENEKNDQAGAPAESLEIGASADPMMDLNAALAAAQAQAEENHELFLRARAETENVRRRAQEDVAKAHKFAVESFAEALVPVFDSLEKALQDESGSAATLREGVDLTLRQLRAAFERGRLTEINPIGEKFDPHRHQAISAVPTQGDPPPNHVVAVLQKGWMISDRVLRPALVTVAQGT; this is encoded by the coding sequence ATGGGGGGCTGCATGACCGGCACCGAACGTCCGGAAAACGAAAAGAACGACCAAGCCGGCGCACCGGCCGAATCGCTGGAGATCGGCGCGAGCGCCGATCCGATGATGGATCTGAATGCCGCGCTGGCGGCAGCCCAGGCGCAGGCCGAAGAGAATCACGAACTGTTCCTGCGCGCCCGCGCCGAGACGGAAAACGTCCGGCGGCGCGCCCAGGAAGATGTCGCGAAGGCGCACAAATTCGCCGTCGAGTCGTTTGCGGAGGCCCTCGTTCCGGTATTCGATAGCCTCGAGAAGGCCTTGCAGGACGAGTCCGGGAGTGCGGCGACCCTGCGCGAGGGGGTGGATCTCACCTTGCGGCAGCTGCGGGCTGCGTTCGAGCGCGGCCGCCTCACGGAAATCAATCCGATCGGCGAGAAGTTCGATCCCCACCGCCATCAGGCGATCTCCGCGGTTCCGACCCAGGGCGATCCGCCGCCCAACCACGTCGTGGCGGTGCTGCAGAAGGGCTGGATGATTTCCGATCGGGTGCTGCGGCCGGCTTTGGTCACCGTCGCGCAGGGGACTTGA
- a CDS encoding heat-inducible transcription repressor — MAPIMQELAVAPGPRCGFRRIRVSFPVAMLDQRARLLLKTLVERYIAEGQPVGSRALSRISGLDLSPATIRNVMADLEEMGFVASPHTSAGRVPTPRGYRLFVDTLLTVQPLESAAQEILQDRMQVAEPQRAIQTAAQLLSNLSHFAGIVLAPRRAMAFRQVEFLGLSERRILMIVVAPDGDVQNRILLTRHPYSQGELVEAANALNQHFAGMSFEQARTRLQGDLLQLRGEILALMNAAVEVGADAVEEAEPVVISGERKLLEVEDLAGNMGKLRALFDLFEHKTRLAGLLDESSRSQGVKIYIGGESELVPLDEMSLVAAPYEANGKVVGTLGVIGPTRMAYERVIPIVDITAKLLSGALSRD; from the coding sequence GTGGCGCCGATTATGCAAGAATTGGCCGTCGCTCCCGGACCTCGTTGCGGTTTCCGCAGGATCCGGGTCTCATTTCCGGTAGCCATGCTCGATCAGCGCGCTCGTCTTCTGCTCAAGACCCTGGTGGAACGGTACATCGCCGAGGGGCAGCCCGTGGGGTCGCGCGCGCTGTCGCGGATTTCGGGGCTGGACCTGTCTCCGGCCACGATCCGCAACGTGATGGCCGACCTGGAGGAGATGGGGTTCGTGGCGAGCCCGCACACCTCCGCCGGGCGGGTGCCGACACCGCGCGGCTACCGGTTGTTCGTCGACACCTTGCTCACGGTGCAGCCGCTGGAGAGCGCCGCCCAGGAAATCCTGCAGGACCGGATGCAGGTGGCCGAGCCGCAGCGGGCAATCCAGACGGCGGCGCAGCTGCTCTCGAACCTGTCGCACTTCGCCGGCATCGTCCTGGCGCCCCGTCGCGCGATGGCGTTCCGCCAGGTGGAGTTCCTGGGTCTGTCGGAACGGCGGATCCTGATGATCGTGGTCGCGCCCGATGGCGACGTCCAGAATCGCATCCTGCTGACGCGGCACCCGTACAGTCAGGGTGAGCTGGTCGAGGCGGCCAACGCGCTCAACCAGCACTTCGCCGGCATGAGCTTCGAGCAGGCGCGGACCCGGCTGCAGGGCGACCTGCTGCAGTTGCGCGGGGAAATCCTGGCCCTGATGAACGCCGCGGTCGAGGTCGGCGCCGACGCGGTGGAAGAGGCGGAGCCGGTGGTCATCTCCGGGGAGCGCAAGCTGCTGGAAGTGGAAGACCTTGCTGGAAACATGGGGAAATTGCGCGCCTTGTTCGATCTTTTCGAACACAAGACGCGCCTGGCCGGCCTGCTCGACGAGTCGAGCCGGTCGCAAGGCGTGAAGATCTACATCGGCGGCGAATCCGAACTGGTTCCGCTCGATGAAATGAGCCTGGTCGCCGCCCCTTACGAGGCCAACGGCAAGGTCGTGGGCACCCTGGGGGTCATCGGGCCGACGCGGATGGCCTACGAACGCGTGATCCCGATCGTCGATATCACGGCAAAATTGCTGTCCGGCGCGCTGTCCCGGGACTGA
- a CDS encoding ferrochelatase produces MPDSPTEVPARTAVLLVNLGTPEAPTPAAVRTYLKEFLLDPRVVEIPQIVWRPVLQGVILPRRGRDAAARYAGIWTPEGSPLLVYSRRQQHQLSLELASRGLSVDVELAMRYGEPSLAAAFDRMRHAHVGRILVLPMYPQYSATSTASVLDGVMHWMLGQRDVPELRWVRDFHDDPGYLDALAESVQAVWDVRGRPDRLLLSFHGLPQRNITLGDPYQEQCLRTAQRLAEVLQLPPEMWAVSFQSRFGRARWIEPYTVDTLHTWGRAGVGRVDVLCPGFVADCLETLEEIAVEARKEFLTAGGREFHAIPCLNAAPRFISALADLVQRHLQGWPGASSESVAG; encoded by the coding sequence ATGCCCGATTCCCCGACCGAAGTCCCGGCCCGCACGGCGGTGCTCCTCGTCAATCTCGGCACGCCGGAAGCGCCTACGCCGGCGGCGGTGCGGACCTATTTGAAGGAATTCCTGCTCGATCCGCGGGTGGTCGAAATTCCGCAGATCGTCTGGCGTCCCGTGCTGCAAGGCGTCATCCTGCCGCGGCGCGGACGCGATGCGGCGGCGCGCTATGCCGGCATCTGGACGCCGGAGGGCTCGCCGCTGCTGGTCTACTCGCGCCGGCAGCAGCACCAGTTGTCGCTGGAACTGGCGAGCCGGGGACTGTCGGTCGATGTCGAGCTTGCCATGCGGTACGGCGAGCCGTCCCTGGCGGCGGCATTCGACCGCATGCGCCACGCCCACGTCGGCCGGATCCTTGTGCTGCCGATGTATCCCCAGTACTCCGCAACGTCCACGGCCTCGGTGCTCGATGGGGTGATGCACTGGATGCTCGGCCAGCGCGATGTGCCCGAGTTGCGCTGGGTGCGGGATTTCCATGACGACCCGGGCTACCTCGACGCCCTGGCGGAGTCGGTCCAGGCAGTCTGGGACGTCCGCGGTCGCCCCGACCGGCTGCTGCTCAGCTTTCACGGACTGCCGCAGCGCAACATCACCCTCGGCGATCCGTACCAGGAGCAATGCCTGCGCACGGCGCAACGCCTGGCCGAGGTTCTGCAGCTGCCTCCGGAGATGTGGGCGGTGAGCTTCCAGTCCCGTTTCGGCCGCGCCCGCTGGATCGAGCCCTACACGGTCGACACCTTGCATACGTGGGGGCGCGCCGGAGTGGGGCGCGTCGATGTGCTGTGTCCCGGATTCGTCGCCGACTGCCTCGAGACCCTCGAAGAGATCGCCGTCGAGGCCCGCAAGGAGTTCCTCACCGCCGGCGGCCGGGAATTCCATGCCATTCCCTGCCTCAATGCCGCGCCGCGGTTCATCTCGGCGCTGGCCGACCTGGTGCAGCGTCACCTCCAGGGCTGGCCGGGAGCTTCCTCCGAGTCCGTCGCTGGCTGA
- a CDS encoding probable inorganic polyphosphate/ATP-NAD kinase — translation MNVPFPTAALFAKSRGDANRPSLAAALARIVDMVEGAGSALLLHTDAHDALGNAAGERQAHSLASIGAQADLAIVLGGDGTMLGIARDLAAYDVPLIGINFGRLGFITDIALDRIPDVLGPMLAGNFEADRRAMLAGEVVHAGAIALHAHALNDVVVSHGAASGMIAFTVRVNGVNMYNLRADGIILSTPTGSTAYALSANGPILHPALAGLVLVPVAPHSLSARPIAIPDGMEVEIELTEGRAACAYFDMQSYQALKPGDIVRVRRSEHAATLLHPPGYNHFATLQRKLHWNVMASDDSGR, via the coding sequence ATGAATGTCCCCTTCCCAACCGCCGCGCTTTTTGCGAAATCCCGCGGCGACGCCAATCGGCCGTCGCTGGCCGCGGCATTGGCCCGGATCGTCGACATGGTCGAGGGGGCAGGGTCGGCACTGCTGCTGCACACGGACGCGCACGACGCCCTGGGAAATGCCGCCGGGGAGCGGCAGGCGCACAGCCTGGCCTCGATCGGCGCCCAGGCCGATCTGGCGATCGTCCTCGGTGGCGACGGCACCATGCTCGGCATCGCGCGCGATCTCGCAGCCTACGACGTCCCCCTGATCGGCATCAACTTCGGCCGGCTCGGGTTCATCACCGACATCGCCCTCGACCGGATCCCGGACGTGCTCGGTCCCATGCTCGCCGGGAACTTCGAGGCCGACCGCCGCGCCATGCTGGCCGGCGAGGTGGTCCATGCGGGAGCCATCGCGCTGCACGCCCATGCCCTCAACGACGTCGTCGTGTCGCACGGCGCGGCGAGCGGCATGATCGCGTTCACGGTGCGCGTGAACGGCGTGAACATGTACAACCTGCGGGCCGACGGCATCATCCTGTCGACGCCGACGGGGTCGACCGCGTACGCGCTTTCCGCCAACGGCCCGATCCTGCACCCGGCCCTCGCCGGTCTGGTGCTCGTGCCGGTTGCGCCGCACTCGCTGTCGGCGCGACCGATCGCGATCCCGGACGGCATGGAGGTGGAGATCGAACTCACGGAAGGCCGGGCCGCCTGCGCCTATTTCGACATGCAGTCGTATCAGGCGCTCAAACCCGGCGACATCGTGCGCGTGCGGCGAAGCGAACACGCCGCGACCTTGCTGCACCCGCCCGGATACAACCATTTCGCGACCCTGCAGCGCAAACTGCACTGGAACGTAATGGCGAGCGACGACAGTGGACGCTAA
- a CDS encoding chaperone protein DnaJ: MSKRDFYEILGVAKNASDEEIKKAYRKMAMKYHPDRNPGDKASEEKFKEAKEAYEMLSDAQKRAAYDRFGHAGVDPNAAAGGFGAGGAGFNGGFAEAFGDIFGDIFGGAARGGGRAGNAYRGADLRYNMEITLEQAVNGFTTDIRVPSWDPCETCGGTGAKPGTKPKTCTTCNGSGAVRMSQGFFSIQQACPTCHGSGKVIAEPCASCHGEGRIKRNKVLEVAIPAGIDEGQRIRLSGKGEPGMNGGPPGDLYVEIRIKPHEVFQRDGDDLHCEVPVSFATATLGGEVEFATLKGNVSISLPEGTQSGKTFRLRGKGIKGVRSHHPGDLYCHVRVETPVRLTEKQKKLLREFDEALNEGGTKHSPQTKSFMDKMKGFFTAD; the protein is encoded by the coding sequence ATGTCCAAACGCGATTTCTACGAAATTCTCGGCGTCGCCAAGAACGCATCCGACGAGGAAATCAAAAAAGCCTATCGCAAGATGGCGATGAAGTACCACCCGGACCGGAATCCGGGGGACAAGGCGTCCGAGGAGAAATTCAAGGAAGCCAAGGAAGCCTACGAAATGCTCTCCGACGCGCAGAAGCGCGCGGCCTACGATCGCTTCGGCCATGCCGGCGTCGATCCCAACGCCGCGGCGGGCGGGTTCGGTGCCGGCGGCGCGGGATTCAACGGCGGGTTTGCCGAAGCGTTCGGCGACATCTTCGGCGACATCTTCGGCGGGGCGGCGCGCGGCGGCGGCCGGGCCGGCAACGCCTATCGCGGGGCCGATCTGCGCTACAACATGGAGATCACGCTCGAGCAGGCGGTCAACGGTTTCACCACCGACATCCGCGTGCCGTCCTGGGATCCCTGCGAAACCTGCGGCGGCACCGGCGCCAAGCCCGGCACCAAACCCAAGACCTGCACGACCTGCAACGGCTCGGGGGCGGTGCGCATGTCGCAGGGCTTCTTCTCGATCCAGCAGGCCTGCCCCACCTGCCACGGCAGCGGCAAGGTGATCGCGGAGCCGTGCGCCTCGTGTCATGGGGAAGGCCGCATCAAGCGCAACAAGGTGCTCGAGGTCGCGATCCCGGCGGGGATCGACGAGGGCCAGCGCATCCGCTTGAGCGGCAAGGGCGAGCCGGGGATGAACGGCGGCCCGCCGGGCGATCTCTACGTCGAGATCCGGATCAAGCCGCACGAGGTGTTCCAGCGCGACGGCGACGATCTTCACTGCGAGGTGCCGGTTTCGTTCGCGACCGCGACGCTGGGCGGCGAAGTCGAGTTTGCGACGCTCAAGGGCAACGTCAGCATCAGCCTTCCCGAAGGGACCCAGAGCGGCAAGACGTTCCGGCTGCGGGGCAAAGGCATCAAGGGTGTGCGTTCGCACCATCCCGGGGATCTCTACTGCCACGTGCGCGTGGAAACGCCGGTGCGCCTGACGGAGAAGCAGAAAAAATTGCTGCGGGAATTCGACGAGGCGCTCAACGAAGGCGGGACCAAGCATTCGCCGCAGACGAAATCCTTCATGGACAAGATGAAGGGCTTCTTCACGGCCGACTGA
- a CDS encoding molecular chaperone DnaK codes for MGKIIGIDLGTTNSCVAVMEGGQLKVIENAEGARTTPSIVAYMEDGEVLVGAPAKRQAVTNPRNTLYAVKRLIGRRFEEKEVQKDIGLMPYKIVKADNGDAWVDVRDNKIAPPQVSAEVLRKMKKTAEDYLGEPVTEAVITVPAYFNDSQRQATKDAGRIAGLDVKRIINEPTAAALAFGLDKKEERGDRKIAVYDLGGGTFDISIIEIADVEGEKQFEVLSTNGDTFLGGEDFDQRIIDYIIGEFKKEQGVDLAKDVLALQRLKEAAEKAKIELSSSQQTEVNLPYITADQSGPKHLNLKITRAKLEALVEDLIEKTIEPCRIAIKDAGVSASSIDDVILVGGMTRMPKVQEKVREFFGREPRKDVNPDEAVAVGAAIQGSVLSGERKDVLLLDVTPLSLGIETLGGVMTKMIQKNTTIPTKHAQVFSTADDNQPAVTIKVFQGEREMAAGNKLLGEFNLEGIPPAARGLPQIEVTFDIDANGILHVGARDKATGKENKITIKANSGLTEDEIGRMVKDAELNRAEDHKRFELAQSRNSAESSMHQVSKALAEHGASLDDGEKAKIQAAIQELEEALKGSDKEAIDAKAAALLTASQKLGEKMYADSQAQGAAEQAAAAGGGASSDGAKAGAEDVVDADFKEVKRNG; via the coding sequence ATGGGCAAGATCATCGGTATCGACCTCGGCACCACCAACTCCTGTGTCGCGGTCATGGAAGGCGGGCAGCTCAAGGTCATCGAGAACGCCGAAGGTGCGCGCACGACGCCTTCGATCGTCGCCTACATGGAGGACGGCGAAGTCCTCGTCGGTGCTCCGGCCAAGCGCCAGGCGGTGACCAATCCGCGCAACACGCTCTATGCGGTCAAGCGCCTGATCGGTCGCCGTTTCGAGGAAAAGGAAGTGCAGAAGGACATCGGCCTGATGCCCTACAAGATCGTCAAGGCCGACAACGGCGATGCCTGGGTGGACGTGCGCGACAACAAGATCGCGCCGCCGCAGGTTTCCGCCGAGGTGCTGCGCAAGATGAAGAAGACCGCCGAGGACTATCTCGGCGAGCCCGTGACCGAGGCCGTCATCACGGTCCCGGCGTATTTCAACGATTCGCAGCGGCAGGCCACCAAGGATGCCGGCCGGATCGCGGGCCTGGACGTCAAGCGCATCATCAACGAGCCGACCGCGGCAGCGCTCGCCTTCGGCCTGGACAAGAAGGAGGAGCGCGGCGACCGGAAGATCGCAGTCTATGACCTCGGCGGCGGCACCTTCGACATCTCGATCATCGAGATCGCCGATGTCGAGGGCGAAAAGCAGTTCGAGGTGCTCTCGACCAACGGCGACACCTTCCTCGGCGGCGAGGACTTCGATCAGCGCATCATCGATTACATCATCGGCGAGTTCAAGAAGGAGCAGGGCGTCGATCTCGCCAAGGACGTCCTCGCGCTGCAGCGGCTGAAGGAAGCGGCGGAGAAGGCCAAGATCGAACTGTCGTCGAGCCAGCAGACGGAAGTCAATCTTCCCTACATCACGGCCGACCAGAGCGGACCGAAGCACCTGAACCTGAAGATCACCCGGGCCAAGCTCGAAGCGCTGGTGGAGGATCTGATCGAAAAGACGATCGAGCCCTGCCGCATTGCGATCAAGGATGCGGGCGTCTCGGCATCGAGCATCGATGACGTGATCCTGGTCGGCGGCATGACCCGCATGCCCAAGGTCCAGGAAAAGGTGCGCGAGTTCTTCGGGCGCGAACCCCGCAAGGACGTCAACCCGGACGAGGCCGTCGCGGTCGGCGCGGCAATCCAGGGTTCGGTGTTGTCCGGCGAGCGCAAGGACGTGCTGCTGCTCGACGTCACGCCGCTGTCGCTGGGCATCGAGACCCTGGGCGGGGTCATGACGAAGATGATCCAGAAGAACACGACGATCCCGACCAAGCACGCGCAGGTCTTCTCGACCGCCGACGACAATCAGCCGGCGGTCACGATCAAGGTGTTCCAGGGCGAGCGCGAGATGGCGGCCGGCAACAAGCTGCTGGGCGAATTCAACCTGGAGGGGATTCCGCCGGCGGCGCGCGGGTTGCCGCAGATCGAAGTCACCTTCGACATCGACGCCAACGGCATCCTGCACGTGGGCGCCCGCGACAAGGCGACCGGCAAGGAAAACAAGATCACGATCAAGGCGAACTCCGGCTTGACCGAGGACGAGATCGGTCGCATGGTCAAGGACGCGGAACTCAATCGCGCCGAAGACCATAAGCGGTTCGAACTGGCGCAGTCGCGCAATTCGGCCGAATCCTCGATGCATCAGGTGAGCAAGGCCCTGGCCGAGCATGGTGCGAGCCTCGATGACGGCGAAAAGGCCAAGATCCAGGCGGCGATCCAGGAGCTCGAAGAGGCGCTCAAGGGCAGCGACAAGGAGGCGATCGATGCGAAGGCGGCAGCCTTGTTGACCGCGTCGCAGAAGCTCGGGGAAAAGATGTACGCCGATTCCCAGGCGCAGGGTGCGGCGGAGCAGGCGGCCGCCGCGGGCGGCGGGGCTTCGTCCGATGGCGCCAAGGCCGGTGCCGAGGACGTCGTCGACGCCGATTTCAAGGAGGTCAAGCGGAACGGATGA
- a CDS encoding ferric uptake regulator produces the protein MSRNPNSAELKVSGLKATVPRLKILEIFQRHAGEAGSRHLSAEDVYRLLSADRVDVGLATVYRVLTQFEHAGLLSRRHFEAGRAVFELNEGSHHDHLVCLNCGHVEEFIDSEIEERQRRVAAERGFELQDHALALYGTCKRENCPNRGAADTAHPGHLA, from the coding sequence ATGTCCCGCAATCCCAACTCGGCCGAATTGAAAGTCAGTGGACTCAAGGCAACGGTCCCGCGTTTGAAGATCCTCGAAATTTTTCAGCGTCATGCCGGAGAGGCTGGATCCCGCCACCTCAGCGCGGAAGACGTATATCGCCTGTTGAGCGCGGATCGCGTCGATGTCGGCTTGGCGACCGTATACCGGGTGCTGACCCAGTTCGAGCATGCGGGGCTGTTGTCCCGGCGCCATTTCGAGGCCGGGCGGGCGGTGTTCGAACTGAACGAAGGCTCGCACCACGATCACCTCGTCTGCCTGAACTGCGGGCATGTCGAGGAATTCATCGATTCCGAGATCGAGGAGCGGCAGCGCCGCGTTGCCGCGGAGCGGGGGTTCGAGCTGCAGGACCACGCGCTGGCCCTCTACGGCACCTGCAAGCGGGAAAATTGTCCGAACCGGGGGGCGGCCGACACGGCGCACCCGGGTCATCTGGCGTAA
- a CDS encoding DNA repair protein RecN produces MLRSLAIRDFIIVEHADLEFEGGFTAFTGETGAGKSLLIDALEFVLGGRAEADWVREGASRAEVAAEFQCTEAAWEWLAEQDFPSAAEGDRAHPGTVLVRRTLDASGRSRTFLDGTAATLAQLRAFGAFVLDVHGQHAHQSLLRPAAQQHMLDDHGGLTRCVAEVAASFARWRDARRAVEEAESGMRAAQEQRERLRQIVTDLEQLAPEPGEWERIETEQKRLAHGAALIEGARSALDAIADADDSLQSRLARVAGQLSALLGYDARLQAACDAIDAATIQLDEAQRELAHYLSRSEVDEGRLAYVEGRVAALHAAARRWRCGPAQLHDELAQAQAQLRSLDQAEDMETLRDAARRAEEDYRTRAAGLSAARMRAANAMSAEVTRAMQDLAMAGGRFEVRLQAGEPSAYGTERVEFLVAAHAAGTARPLAKVASGGELSRIGLAISVIAASANPVPTLIFDEVDAGIGGQTAAVVGRLLRQLGGLRQVFCVTHLPQVAASAEHHFTVRKSQHPDGRPLSQTERLDDAARIEEVARMLGGAEITSLTRRHAQEMIGSR; encoded by the coding sequence ATGCTGCGCTCCCTCGCCATCCGCGACTTCATCATCGTCGAGCACGCCGACCTCGAGTTCGAAGGCGGGTTCACGGCATTCACCGGCGAGACCGGTGCCGGCAAGTCCCTGTTGATCGACGCCCTCGAATTCGTGCTCGGCGGACGCGCCGAGGCGGACTGGGTGCGCGAGGGCGCGTCCCGCGCGGAAGTCGCGGCGGAATTCCAATGCACCGAAGCGGCCTGGGAGTGGCTTGCGGAACAGGACTTCCCGAGCGCGGCCGAAGGCGACCGGGCCCATCCCGGCACCGTGCTCGTACGCCGCACGCTCGACGCTTCGGGCCGCAGCCGCACATTCCTCGACGGCACCGCGGCAACCCTGGCCCAGTTGCGGGCATTCGGCGCCTTCGTTCTCGACGTGCATGGCCAGCATGCGCATCAGTCCCTGCTGCGCCCGGCGGCGCAACAGCACATGCTCGACGACCACGGCGGGCTGACCCGATGCGTTGCGGAAGTCGCCGCGTCCTTCGCGCGCTGGCGCGATGCCCGCCGCGCCGTGGAGGAGGCGGAATCGGGGATGCGCGCAGCGCAGGAACAACGCGAACGGCTCCGCCAGATCGTCACCGACCTGGAGCAGCTCGCTCCGGAGCCGGGCGAATGGGAGCGGATCGAAACCGAACAAAAGCGCCTCGCGCACGGCGCGGCCTTGATCGAAGGCGCACGGTCCGCGCTCGACGCGATCGCCGATGCCGACGACTCGCTGCAGTCCCGTCTGGCCCGCGTCGCCGGGCAACTCTCGGCGCTCCTCGGCTATGACGCCCGCTTGCAGGCCGCCTGCGATGCCATCGACGCCGCGACGATCCAACTGGACGAAGCGCAGCGCGAGCTTGCCCATTACCTGTCGCGCTCGGAGGTTGACGAAGGCCGGCTTGCCTACGTCGAAGGCCGCGTTGCCGCGCTCCACGCGGCGGCCCGGCGCTGGCGTTGTGGGCCGGCGCAACTGCACGACGAACTCGCCCAGGCGCAGGCGCAGTTGCGCAGCCTCGATCAGGCCGAAGACATGGAGACCTTGCGGGACGCGGCGCGGCGCGCGGAGGAGGACTACCGTACCCGCGCAGCCGGCCTTTCGGCGGCGCGTATGCGGGCAGCCAATGCGATGTCGGCCGAAGTCACGCGGGCGATGCAGGACCTTGCCATGGCGGGCGGGCGCTTCGAAGTGCGGCTGCAGGCCGGCGAACCGTCGGCGTACGGCACGGAACGGGTGGAATTCCTGGTCGCGGCCCACGCGGCCGGAACGGCGCGCCCGCTGGCCAAGGTCGCCTCAGGCGGCGAACTGTCGCGGATCGGGCTGGCGATCTCGGTCATCGCCGCCTCCGCGAATCCGGTTCCGACCTTGATCTTCGACGAGGTCGATGCCGGCATCGGAGGGCAGACCGCCGCGGTCGTCGGGCGCCTGCTGCGTCAACTGGGAGGGCTACGGCAGGTGTTCTGCGTGACCCACCTGCCGCAGGTCGCCGCAAGCGCCGAACATCACTTCACGGTGCGCAAATCGCAGCACCCCGACGGCCGCCCGCTCTCGCAGACCGAGCGCCTCGACGACGCGGCCCGCATCGAAGAGGTCGCGCGGATGTTGGGCGGAGCGGAGATCACGTCGCTCACGCGCCGGCACGCCCAAGAAATGATCGGCTCGCGTTGA